A part of Timaviella obliquedivisa GSE-PSE-MK23-08B genomic DNA contains:
- the cas3 gene encoding CRISPR-associated helicase Cas3' produces MTKPIFSAHTPNESQEWHPLNAHLKKVAIRARLLAAKFQAGEVGYYAGLWHDLGKYNSEFQAYLSQCEVASRLGVPAPLSRIPHAIYGAKLAAEKFEPITQLIYGHHGGLPQVTHMQNRLAQINATAYQEILQNAAAEEISFEVSPEASQQLLALVQDEYGYELLLRLLFSCLVDADYLDTETHFDSETTRQRASIAKAADLWKALQINQNKLLRDVQNTPVNQVRSQVYQTCLEAAALEPGVFRLAVPTGGGKTRSGLAFALAHAVKHHLDRVIVAVPYTSIIEQTVDVYRGIFGQNAVLEHHSAVKPDEGNEEDARSRQAQARLATQNWDAPLIVTTTMQLFESLFANRTSRCRKLHNIVNSVIILDEVQTLPAGLLKPILSVLKELCRQYHVSVVLCTATQPALEGETPYLEGFAEGTVRDIVPVNLAKHHFTALSRVEYAVPSVKWSWADVAQEVQQHEQALVILNTRKDALAVLDAMDTGEADGVFHLSTLLCGQHRRKVLQQVRDRLNFSHPQPCTLVSTQVVEAGVDLDFPVVYRAIGPLDRIVQAAGRCNREGRRLEKGQVIVFYPQDGKMPHGEYRKAFEETSILLNCENLDWNDPSIFEDYFRRLYQGLNTDAQEVQKYRAAYDFPEVAARFQMIPDDTTAVLVEYDDRAGEIVQQVRRRGLRAGDVRSLQPYLVSLRNRDFKTTEELREEIAPGIWLWLGHYDRRLKGIAIGDEAIVRDPADLIWQ; encoded by the coding sequence ATGACAAAGCCAATATTTTCTGCTCATACACCCAACGAGAGTCAGGAATGGCATCCACTCAACGCCCATCTCAAGAAAGTAGCAATCAGAGCCAGATTGTTAGCTGCTAAGTTTCAGGCAGGTGAAGTGGGTTACTATGCAGGACTTTGGCATGACTTAGGTAAATATAATTCTGAGTTTCAAGCCTATTTATCACAGTGTGAAGTAGCGTCTCGCTTAGGAGTACCAGCACCGCTCAGCCGAATTCCCCATGCAATTTATGGTGCAAAGCTAGCAGCAGAAAAGTTTGAGCCGATTACCCAGCTAATCTATGGACATCATGGTGGTTTGCCGCAAGTGACTCATATGCAGAACAGGCTGGCGCAAATAAATGCTACTGCTTATCAAGAGATTTTGCAGAACGCTGCGGCTGAAGAGATTAGCTTTGAGGTGTCACCAGAAGCTAGCCAGCAATTACTGGCACTGGTTCAAGACGAGTATGGGTATGAACTGTTGCTCAGGCTACTTTTTTCCTGTTTGGTAGATGCTGATTATTTGGATACAGAAACACATTTTGATTCTGAAACTACAAGACAAAGAGCATCGATCGCCAAGGCAGCAGATCTGTGGAAAGCATTACAAATTAATCAAAATAAATTGCTCAGAGATGTTCAGAATACGCCTGTTAATCAAGTGCGATCGCAGGTGTACCAAACTTGTTTAGAGGCTGCCGCTCTGGAGCCAGGAGTGTTTCGTTTAGCTGTGCCTACAGGCGGTGGTAAAACCCGGAGCGGTCTGGCGTTTGCTTTGGCTCATGCAGTAAAACACCATCTCGATCGCGTCATTGTAGCAGTACCTTACACCAGCATTATTGAACAAACTGTAGATGTTTATCGCGGCATTTTTGGACAAAATGCAGTGCTAGAGCATCACAGTGCTGTGAAGCCGGATGAGGGGAACGAAGAAGATGCGCGATCGCGTCAAGCGCAAGCCCGATTGGCGACACAAAATTGGGATGCTCCACTTATTGTCACCACAACAATGCAACTCTTTGAGAGCTTATTTGCTAATCGCACAAGTCGTTGCCGTAAGCTTCACAATATTGTTAACAGTGTCATTATTCTAGATGAAGTGCAAACGTTACCTGCTGGGTTACTAAAACCAATTCTCAGCGTTCTGAAAGAACTGTGTCGGCAGTATCATGTCAGCGTAGTGCTATGTACCGCAACTCAACCCGCATTGGAAGGTGAAACGCCTTATTTAGAGGGATTTGCTGAGGGAACAGTGCGAGACATTGTACCTGTCAATCTGGCAAAGCATCATTTTACGGCATTGAGCCGAGTGGAATATGCGGTGCCATCGGTAAAGTGGAGTTGGGCAGATGTCGCACAAGAGGTTCAGCAGCATGAGCAAGCGCTGGTAATTTTGAATACTCGCAAAGATGCGTTGGCTGTGTTAGATGCTATGGATACAGGTGAGGCAGATGGGGTATTTCATCTATCCACATTGTTGTGTGGTCAACATCGACGTAAAGTGTTACAGCAGGTGCGCGATCGCCTTAATTTTAGTCATCCTCAGCCTTGTACCCTTGTATCCACACAGGTGGTAGAGGCAGGTGTAGATCTAGATTTTCCAGTAGTATATCGGGCGATCGGGCCGTTAGATCGGATTGTCCAGGCAGCGGGACGTTGTAATCGGGAAGGGCGCAGACTGGAAAAAGGACAGGTTATTGTGTTTTATCCCCAAGATGGCAAAATGCCACATGGAGAATATCGCAAAGCCTTTGAGGAAACCTCGATTTTGCTGAATTGTGAAAATCTTGACTGGAATGATCCGAGTATCTTTGAGGATTATTTTCGGCGGCTGTATCAGGGGTTAAATACGGATGCGCAGGAGGTACAAAAATATCGGGCGGCGTATGATTTTCCAGAGGTGGCAGCGCGTTTTCAGATGATTCCAGATGATACGACAGCCGTATTGGTGGAATATGATGATCGGGCTGGTGAGATAGTTCAGCAGGTGCGGCGGCGCGGCTTGCGGGCAGGAGATGTGCGATCGCTCCAGCCTTATTTAGTTAGCTTGCGAAACCGAGACTTTAAGACCACAGAGGAATTGCGGGAGGAGATTGCGCCGGGAATTTGGCTTTGGTTAGGTCATTATGACAGGCGGTTAAAAGGGATTGCAATTGGGGATGAGGCGATCGTTCGTGATCCGGCGGATTTGATTTGGCAATAA
- the cas5c gene encoding type I-C CRISPR-associated protein Cas5c: MSPPLMVKVWADYACFTRPEFGAERVSYPVMTPSAAKGVLEAVFWKPEFCWKVREIEVLKPIQHFSIVRNEINSWQSPSSAKSENYRYFADDDRAQRHTLGLRDVAYLIKADVELKAHANENEAKYRDQFRRRIKKGQCHHQPYLGTREFSAFFGEPEPDDHPISYSDELGLMLLDVEFTVTTDSPTLEYFTHDESGARVTKGKAQPKFFRARLDNGVLSVPT, from the coding sequence ATGAGTCCACCGTTAATGGTGAAAGTTTGGGCTGACTACGCTTGCTTCACCCGTCCAGAATTTGGGGCAGAGCGCGTGAGTTATCCGGTCATGACTCCGAGCGCAGCAAAAGGCGTTTTGGAAGCAGTGTTTTGGAAGCCAGAATTTTGTTGGAAGGTACGAGAAATTGAGGTGCTGAAGCCGATTCAGCATTTTTCGATTGTGCGGAACGAGATTAATAGTTGGCAAAGTCCAAGTTCTGCTAAGAGCGAAAACTATCGCTATTTTGCGGATGACGATCGCGCTCAACGCCATACGTTAGGATTACGTGATGTGGCATATCTAATTAAAGCTGATGTTGAACTCAAAGCTCACGCCAACGAGAACGAGGCGAAATATCGAGATCAATTTCGGCGGCGAATCAAAAAAGGGCAGTGTCACCATCAGCCCTATTTAGGAACACGCGAGTTCAGCGCTTTCTTCGGCGAACCCGAACCGGATGATCATCCCATTTCCTACAGCGATGAGTTGGGCTTGATGCTGCTAGACGTAGAATTTACGGTCACTACTGATTCACCAACACTAGAATATTTTACTCACGATGAATCAGGTGCAAGAGTGACCAAGGGCAAAGCTCAGCCCAAGTTTTTTCGAGCACGGTTGGACAATGGTGTATTAAGTGTGCCGACATGA
- the cas8c gene encoding type I-C CRISPR-associated protein Cas8c/Csd1, with translation MILSKLKDYAENRMSLPPTMYGETKVAWWISLTEAGNYEGIVCLKTKEAKRGTPTIAPHIGRTVGVKPKLLADTGEYVLGIGRATSKPERVVECHEQFKQLLQTCVDVTQEPSVQAVLRFLNSDELEPVKAELLKHKDFDPSEVVTFRVGAIIPAAADYRLKRVEEFWGKYTASDSGDESGGKNPIMTCLVTGEECVVEARLPFLVKGLIGGQPSGTALVSANSAPFMSYGLQNSLTSPISRDAAEKFAKALNGLISDPQSRIYIGSTAYVFWTREKTAFSPLAYLSQPKAEEVEALFKSPFNAQQSLSLNDEKVNKFYALALTASNARAVVRDWLETTVPNVQENLHRWFQYQQLVDAYGAESRPFSVYTLAASVYRDASKEMQASAPMALIRCALHGDRLPDDLLMKLIRRNRVDEQKINYPRAVLLKLIFSSDLKRRDMMTNMEQLNPNPNLQGNDLAAYSCGRLLAVLEAIQRSAIGSVNASLTDRYYGAASSTPSVAFPPLLRGARAHFSKLRKTTPGTCKALEERVEDITLRLPMFPKTLNLQQQGLFGLGYYHQRAGDRAAAKAKAEATKAEK, from the coding sequence ATGATTCTTTCTAAACTCAAAGATTACGCTGAAAATCGCATGAGTTTGCCGCCGACCATGTATGGCGAAACAAAGGTGGCATGGTGGATTAGCTTGACCGAAGCAGGTAATTATGAGGGCATTGTCTGCCTCAAAACGAAAGAAGCCAAGCGAGGGACACCGACCATTGCACCGCACATTGGGCGGACGGTTGGCGTAAAGCCTAAGCTTTTGGCAGATACGGGCGAGTATGTTTTGGGGATTGGACGAGCAACGTCTAAGCCTGAACGCGTGGTGGAATGTCACGAGCAATTTAAGCAATTGCTGCAAACTTGCGTTGATGTGACTCAAGAACCTAGCGTTCAAGCTGTTTTACGATTTCTCAATTCTGATGAATTGGAGCCAGTTAAAGCAGAATTACTGAAGCACAAAGATTTTGATCCTAGTGAAGTGGTGACCTTCCGGGTAGGGGCGATTATTCCGGCTGCTGCTGACTACAGGCTAAAACGGGTGGAGGAGTTTTGGGGGAAATACACGGCGAGTGACAGTGGAGACGAATCCGGGGGCAAAAATCCGATCATGACTTGCTTGGTTACGGGTGAGGAATGCGTGGTTGAAGCCCGATTGCCGTTTCTGGTGAAAGGTTTAATTGGGGGGCAACCTTCTGGAACGGCTTTGGTTTCAGCGAACTCTGCCCCCTTTATGTCTTATGGCTTGCAGAATTCACTGACTTCTCCGATCTCTCGTGATGCGGCAGAAAAGTTTGCTAAAGCGTTAAATGGGTTGATTAGTGATCCACAGTCGCGGATTTATATTGGCTCAACTGCTTACGTTTTCTGGACTAGAGAGAAGACGGCGTTTAGCCCACTAGCTTATTTAAGTCAGCCTAAAGCTGAAGAAGTAGAAGCCTTGTTCAAGTCACCATTCAACGCTCAACAGTCTTTGAGCTTAAATGACGAGAAAGTTAACAAGTTCTATGCGTTGGCACTCACTGCTAGTAACGCGAGAGCAGTAGTAAGAGATTGGCTAGAAACAACGGTTCCTAATGTTCAGGAAAACCTGCATCGATGGTTTCAATATCAACAGTTAGTTGATGCCTATGGTGCAGAGTCGCGTCCGTTCAGCGTTTATACTTTGGCGGCTAGTGTCTACCGAGATGCTTCTAAGGAAATGCAGGCTTCTGCACCGATGGCGTTGATTCGTTGTGCTTTGCATGGCGATCGCCTCCCTGATGATTTGCTCATGAAATTGATTCGCCGTAACCGGGTCGATGAACAGAAAATTAACTATCCGCGTGCAGTGTTGCTGAAGCTGATTTTTTCAAGTGATTTAAAACGAAGAGACATGATGACGAATATGGAACAGTTAAATCCCAATCCTAATTTACAGGGGAATGACTTAGCAGCTTACTCTTGTGGGCGATTGTTAGCAGTACTGGAAGCGATTCAGCGATCGGCGATCGGATCGGTCAATGCATCGTTGACCGATCGCTACTATGGGGCAGCATCTAGCACGCCCAGCGTTGCCTTTCCGCCGCTGCTACGAGGCGCAAGGGCACACTTTTCTAAGCTGCGGAAAACTACACCCGGAACTTGCAAAGCTCTGGAAGAGAGAGTTGAAGACATTACGCTGAGATTGCCCATGTTCCCAAAGACGCTGAATTTGCAGCAGCAGGGGCTATTTGGGTTGGGGTATTACCACCAACGAGCGGGCGATCGTGCAGCGGCAAAAGCCAAAGCTGAAGCGACTAAAGCTGAAAAATAG
- the cas7c gene encoding type I-C CRISPR-associated protein Cas7/Csd2 has translation MTHHLNPSYRHDFVLLFDVIDGNPNGDPDGGNMPRTDVETSQGLVTDVSLKRKVRNYIATYAEYEAAEGEKERLKIFVEHHGVLNDQIRRAYVAEGIAIGKSAKEKVDDKVLAALREVQPYLPPAFKFVDNDEESGEVDATLEYSGELSEDELKVFYELDTVAELFTQTKALSKFIKDLVKKAGKPDKNRANAEKAKKWMCANFYDVRMFGAVMSTGLNAGQVRGAMQLTFARSLDPVQPVDLAVTRVAVTDAKDREKLQTIGRKTLIPYGLYKGYGFYSPCLADQTGVTAKDLELFWDALVKMWEFDRSASRGMMAPRGLYVFSHESKLGNAPAHKLFERIAVALNHEGTVPRQFGDYGVTIDDVNLPSGVRLTQLV, from the coding sequence ATGACTCACCATCTCAATCCCAGCTACCGTCACGATTTTGTTCTTTTGTTTGATGTTATCGATGGTAATCCCAACGGTGATCCCGATGGTGGCAACATGCCTCGTACCGATGTCGAAACCTCTCAAGGTTTAGTGACGGATGTTTCTCTCAAACGCAAGGTGCGGAATTACATTGCAACCTATGCCGAATATGAGGCGGCTGAGGGAGAAAAAGAACGGTTGAAAATCTTTGTGGAACATCATGGTGTTTTGAATGACCAAATCCGTCGGGCTTATGTGGCGGAGGGTATTGCGATCGGAAAGTCTGCTAAAGAAAAAGTAGACGATAAAGTTCTGGCAGCGTTGCGGGAAGTGCAGCCCTATCTACCGCCTGCGTTTAAGTTTGTGGATAACGATGAAGAATCGGGTGAGGTAGATGCAACGCTGGAATACAGTGGTGAACTTTCAGAAGATGAGCTGAAAGTTTTCTATGAACTGGATACGGTTGCAGAATTGTTCACCCAAACTAAGGCACTGAGCAAGTTTATTAAAGACTTGGTGAAAAAAGCGGGTAAGCCCGACAAAAATCGTGCCAATGCTGAAAAGGCGAAAAAGTGGATGTGTGCCAACTTCTATGATGTGCGGATGTTTGGGGCGGTAATGTCTACAGGGCTGAATGCGGGACAGGTTCGGGGCGCAATGCAGCTAACGTTTGCGCGATCGCTTGATCCGGTGCAGCCAGTTGATTTGGCGGTGACTCGTGTTGCAGTAACCGATGCGAAAGATCGAGAAAAGCTGCAAACCATTGGGCGTAAGACTTTAATCCCTTATGGCTTGTACAAAGGTTACGGCTTTTATTCGCCGTGCTTAGCTGATCAAACGGGTGTAACCGCTAAAGATCTCGAACTGTTCTGGGATGCGCTGGTCAAAATGTGGGAGTTCGATCGCTCCGCCAGCCGGGGAATGATGGCTCCGCGTGGGCTATATGTGTTTAGTCATGAGTCGAAACTGGGCAATGCTCCGGCGCACAAATTGTTTGAGCGAATTGCTGTAGCGTTAAATCATGAAGGCACGGTTCCTCGTCAGTTTGGAGATTATGGGGTGACGATTGATGATGTCAATCTGCCTAGCGGTGTGCGTCTGACGCAGTTGGTGTAA
- a CDS encoding DUF29 domain-containing protein has translation MLERSLSEVEATDLYEQDFFLWTQQMATALREGRFDQLDIENLAEEIESVGRSEKRELASRLRVLLIHLLKWQFQSERRSHSWQSTITEQRIQLELVLEDSPSLKGLVPDLLEGAYQQARVKAADETQLAIATFPEQCPYALVDVLRSDFWIDAPDVAQ, from the coding sequence ATGTTAGAGCGATCGCTCTCTGAAGTTGAAGCAACTGATTTGTATGAGCAAGACTTCTTCCTATGGACACAGCAGATGGCGACTGCCCTGCGAGAAGGGCGATTCGATCAGCTTGATATAGAAAACTTGGCGGAGGAAATTGAGAGTGTGGGGCGATCGGAAAAACGTGAGTTGGCTAGCCGTTTACGAGTGTTGCTGATTCATCTACTGAAATGGCAGTTTCAGTCTGAGCGCCGCAGCCATAGCTGGCAATCGACGATTACCGAACAACGCATTCAGCTTGAGTTGGTTCTGGAAGATAGCCCCAGTCTCAAAGGACTCGTTCCAGATCTGCTTGAGGGAGCCTATCAACAAGCTCGTGTAAAAGCAGCGGATGAAACCCAACTGGCGATCGCTACTTTTCCTGAACAGTGCCCCTATGCTTTGGTAGATGTGCTGCGTTCAGATTTTTGGATTGATGCTCCCGATGTTGCCCAATAA
- the cas4 gene encoding CRISPR-associated protein Cas4: MEYVMLSALQHFVFCPRQCALIHIEQSWTENIYTLRGLRVHEKVHTPGDEAIEEGIRVERSLPLYSHKLGLKGISDVVEFSPDGRPYPVEYKAGSKKGRDADDVQLCAQALCLEEMMGCEIPAGAIFHHGSRRRREVQFELALRQLTLQTILDTRAMLQAQQLPPPVNDPRCEDCSLIETCMPEAVKQFESSAKRQRLFEVTEE; this comes from the coding sequence ATGGAGTATGTGATGCTGAGTGCACTTCAGCATTTTGTGTTTTGTCCTCGGCAATGTGCATTGATTCATATTGAACAATCTTGGACAGAAAATATTTATACGCTGCGAGGATTGCGGGTGCATGAGAAGGTTCATACGCCGGGGGATGAGGCGATCGAGGAGGGCATACGTGTGGAGCGATCGCTACCACTCTACTCTCACAAGCTAGGTCTGAAAGGGATTTCGGATGTGGTGGAGTTTTCCCCAGACGGTAGACCTTATCCGGTGGAGTATAAGGCGGGTTCCAAAAAGGGACGGGATGCCGATGATGTCCAGCTTTGCGCCCAGGCGCTGTGTTTAGAAGAAATGATGGGCTGCGAAATTCCTGCTGGGGCAATTTTTCATCACGGATCACGGCGGCGGCGGGAGGTGCAGTTTGAGCTAGCGCTGCGGCAGTTGACGTTGCAAACGATTTTAGACACGCGCGCGATGCTGCAAGCGCAACAATTACCGCCGCCTGTGAATGATCCGCGTTGTGAAGATTGTTCGTTAATTGAAACCTGTATGCCAGAGGCGGTGAAGCAGTTTGAGTCTTCTGCTAAACGGCAACGTTTATTTGAGGTGACTGAGGAATGA
- the cas1c gene encoding type I-C CRISPR-associated endonuclease Cas1c codes for MKQILNTLYVQTQGSYLRLDHETLKVEVEKEMKFQIPLHHLGGIVTFGNVLMSPFLIHKCAVDGRNVVWLTAYGKFKGRLVGATTGNVLLRRSQHETVSDAEKALAIARCMVAGKLQNARNVVMRSAREAKGEADQSMLKLAAQVQAEGIRSAETAADLDKLRGVEGYAARAYFGSFTAMIRQNREAFEFVERSKHPPLDPINALLSFTYTLLTSDCVSACESVGLDPQMGFLHAVRPGKPSLALDLMEELRSLMADRLVLTLINRGQITPDDFTERPGGAISLSEEGRKTLLAAYQKRKQEEMMHPIVGHRMPLGLVPHVQARLLARHLRGDVPSYQPFILRA; via the coding sequence ATGAAGCAGATTTTAAATACGCTGTATGTGCAAACTCAAGGTTCATATCTGCGGCTTGATCATGAGACATTGAAGGTGGAAGTTGAGAAGGAAATGAAGTTCCAAATTCCGTTGCATCATTTGGGTGGAATTGTGACATTTGGTAATGTGCTGATGAGTCCATTTTTGATTCATAAGTGCGCAGTAGATGGGCGAAATGTGGTGTGGTTGACAGCGTATGGAAAGTTTAAGGGGCGGCTGGTAGGAGCGACGACGGGGAACGTGTTACTACGGCGATCGCAGCATGAAACGGTGAGTGATGCAGAGAAGGCGTTGGCGATCGCGCGGTGTATGGTGGCGGGAAAGCTACAAAATGCGCGAAATGTGGTGATGCGATCGGCGAGGGAGGCAAAGGGGGAGGCAGATCAGTCGATGCTGAAGCTGGCGGCGCAAGTCCAAGCGGAGGGGATTCGCAGTGCAGAAACGGCAGCGGATTTGGATAAATTGCGGGGGGTAGAAGGTTATGCAGCACGGGCTTATTTTGGTAGTTTTACCGCGATGATCCGGCAGAACCGAGAGGCGTTTGAGTTTGTGGAGCGATCGAAGCATCCGCCGCTTGATCCAATTAATGCGCTGTTGTCATTTACCTATACCTTATTGACAAGCGATTGTGTGTCGGCTTGTGAAAGCGTGGGGTTAGATCCGCAAATGGGTTTTTTACATGCGGTGCGTCCAGGAAAGCCTTCGCTGGCGCTGGATTTGATGGAGGAGTTGCGATCGTTGATGGCAGATCGATTAGTGTTGACATTAATTAATCGGGGGCAGATTACGCCGGATGATTTTACAGAGCGTCCGGGTGGAGCGATTTCTTTAAGCGAGGAGGGGCGCAAAACACTGCTGGCGGCGTATCAGAAGCGCAAACAGGAGGAGATGATGCATCCGATTGTAGGGCATCGGATGCCGTTAGGTTTGGTGCCCCATGTGCAGGCGCGTCTACTGGCAAGACATCTACGGGGAGACGTACCAAGTTATCAGCCATTTATTTTACGGGCTTGA
- the cas2 gene encoding CRISPR-associated endonuclease Cas2, producing the protein MDILVSYDVNTETKAGRNRLRKVATLCKNYGQRVQFSVFECRVNEAQYEMFQAQLVQVIDKQTDSIRFYRLLAPRERSVLSFGVDKYTDFDEPLIL; encoded by the coding sequence ATGGATATTTTGGTGTCATACGATGTCAATACGGAGACGAAGGCAGGGCGAAATCGGTTGCGGAAGGTGGCAACGCTTTGTAAGAACTATGGTCAACGGGTTCAGTTTTCGGTGTTTGAGTGTCGGGTGAATGAGGCGCAGTATGAGATGTTCCAAGCCCAGTTGGTTCAAGTGATTGATAAGCAAACAGATAGCATTCGGTTTTACCGTTTATTGGCTCCAAGAGAGCGATCGGTATTGTCGTTTGGGGTAGACAAGTATACAGATTTTGATGAACCCCTGATTTTATAG
- a CDS encoding aspartate aminotransferase: protein MNLDWISPADRLKALPPYVFARLDELKANAREQGLDLIDLGMGNPDGPTPQPIVDAAIAAIQNAANHGYPPFEGTASFRRAITNWYKRRYDVELDPDGEALPLLGSKEGLTHLAIAYINPGDLVLVPSPAYPAHFRGPLIAGGKIHQLILKPENDWLIDLAAIPDSVAQQAKVLYFNYPSNPTAATAPREFFEDVVAFARRHEILLVHDLCYAELAFDNYQPTSLLEIPGAKDISVEFHTLSKTYNMAGWRVGFVVGNRHIIQGLRTLKTNMDYGIFSAIQTAAETALQLPDMYLHEVQARYRTRRDFLIAGLGELGWDIPKTRATMYLWVPCPPDTGSTDFALSVLQQTGVVVTPGNAFGAGGEGYVRISLIADCDRLQQALDRLKQSGIRYQPQVVA from the coding sequence ATGAACCTAGACTGGATCTCCCCTGCCGATCGCCTTAAAGCCCTTCCTCCCTACGTATTTGCCCGTTTGGATGAACTTAAGGCAAACGCCCGCGAACAAGGTCTGGACTTGATCGATCTTGGCATGGGCAATCCAGATGGTCCCACCCCGCAACCCATTGTTGATGCCGCGATCGCCGCCATCCAAAACGCTGCTAACCATGGCTACCCGCCTTTTGAAGGCACCGCTAGCTTCCGCCGCGCCATCACAAATTGGTATAAACGGCGCTATGACGTAGAGCTTGACCCCGATGGCGAAGCGTTGCCCCTCCTCGGTTCCAAAGAAGGCTTGACCCATCTGGCGATCGCCTACATTAACCCGGGCGACCTCGTCCTCGTCCCCAGTCCGGCATACCCCGCCCACTTTCGGGGCCCCTTGATTGCAGGCGGCAAAATTCACCAACTCATTCTTAAACCTGAAAACGACTGGCTAATCGACCTAGCCGCCATCCCTGACAGCGTCGCACAACAAGCCAAAGTCCTGTACTTTAACTATCCGAGCAACCCCACCGCCGCCACCGCTCCCCGCGAATTCTTTGAAGACGTTGTTGCCTTTGCCCGTCGCCACGAAATTCTTTTAGTTCATGACCTGTGTTACGCCGAACTTGCCTTCGACAACTACCAACCTACTAGCCTCCTCGAAATTCCTGGCGCTAAAGACATCAGTGTCGAATTCCATACTCTCTCCAAAACCTATAATATGGCAGGCTGGCGCGTGGGCTTCGTTGTCGGCAATCGTCATATTATTCAAGGGCTGCGCACTCTCAAAACCAACATGGACTACGGCATCTTTTCTGCCATTCAAACCGCAGCAGAAACGGCGTTGCAACTCCCCGACATGTACCTCCACGAAGTGCAAGCCCGCTACCGCACTCGCCGAGACTTCCTCATTGCGGGGTTAGGCGAACTGGGTTGGGATATTCCTAAGACTCGTGCCACTATGTACCTCTGGGTTCCCTGCCCACCCGATACGGGCTCCACAGACTTTGCCCTTTCAGTCTTACAACAGACTGGCGTTGTCGTTACTCCAGGTAATGCCTTTGGGGCAGGCGGTGAAGGCTACGTACGAATTAGCTTAATTGCAGATTGCGATCGCCTTCAACAAGCCCTCGATCGCCTCAAACAATCCGGAATTCGGTATCAGCCGCAGGTAGTGGCGTAG
- a CDS encoding iron-containing alcohol dehydrogenase family protein, with protein MTNSSLNDSSLNISTVTDYPTLTIAPAQVMRGSGILNQCGTAIARFGQRPLVIGGDRTLAITQPFLQPLFRDQSLQTAQASYGSNCSETGLARLKEAIASHQADLIIGVGGGKALDAAKLVAYQSQLPIVTIPTSAATCAAWTALSNVYSDQGAFQYDVSLMRCPDLLILDYDLIQTAPQRTLVAGIGDALAKWYEASISSGHSDHTLVIAAVQQARVLRDLLLQKSVAALEVPGSHLWREVVDASVLMAGMIGGLGGAQCRTVAAHAVHNGLTHLLQSHDALHGEKVAYGILVQLRLEEMLQGNLLAATSRQQLLKFYTEVGLPQTLSHLGLDGVTIAELRRSAEITCQEGSDIHRLPFAVAPAQLMAAMVSTTAPCSFPRTQDSDFSSLPAVLS; from the coding sequence ATGACAAATTCATCGCTGAATGACTCATCACTGAATATCAGCACAGTAACTGACTATCCCACCCTAACGATCGCTCCTGCTCAGGTCATGCGCGGCAGCGGCATCTTAAACCAGTGCGGCACTGCGATCGCCCGCTTCGGTCAGCGTCCTCTGGTGATAGGCGGCGATCGTACCCTGGCAATTACCCAGCCCTTTCTCCAGCCTCTCTTTAGAGATCAGTCGCTGCAAACTGCCCAAGCTTCCTACGGCAGCAACTGTAGTGAAACAGGCTTAGCAAGACTGAAAGAGGCGATCGCTAGCCATCAAGCCGACCTCATCATTGGTGTTGGCGGCGGTAAAGCCCTTGATGCCGCAAAATTAGTCGCCTACCAATCTCAACTCCCCATCGTCACCATTCCGACCTCCGCCGCCACCTGCGCGGCATGGACAGCCCTCTCCAACGTCTACTCCGACCAAGGCGCGTTTCAGTATGATGTCAGCTTAATGAGATGTCCTGACCTCCTTATTCTGGACTACGACCTGATTCAAACCGCTCCTCAGCGCACCTTGGTTGCAGGTATTGGTGATGCCCTTGCCAAATGGTACGAAGCCTCTATCAGCAGTGGACACTCCGATCACACTCTCGTCATCGCTGCCGTCCAACAGGCTAGGGTCTTGCGAGATTTGCTTCTTCAAAAATCCGTTGCTGCCTTAGAAGTCCCTGGTAGTCACCTGTGGCGAGAAGTTGTAGATGCCTCAGTGCTGATGGCAGGAATGATTGGTGGACTGGGCGGCGCACAGTGCCGTACCGTCGCAGCCCATGCTGTTCACAATGGGTTAACCCATCTATTGCAAAGCCATGATGCCCTGCATGGTGAAAAAGTCGCTTACGGCATTCTGGTACAGTTGCGTCTTGAAGAAATGCTACAAGGCAACCTACTCGCAGCCACCTCACGCCAACAGTTGCTCAAGTTTTATACCGAAGTTGGTTTACCCCAGACTTTGAGCCACTTAGGACTAGATGGGGTTACCATTGCTGAGTTAAGGCGATCGGCTGAAATAACCTGCCAGGAAGGCTCAGACATTCATCGTCTGCCCTTTGCGGTCGCTCCTGCCCAGCTTATGGCTGCTATGGTTTCCACTACTGCCCCTTGCTCCTTTCCGCGCACCCAGGACTCTGATTTTTCCTCTCTCCCCGCCGTACTATCATGA